Proteins co-encoded in one Opisthocomus hoazin isolate bOpiHoa1 chromosome 9, bOpiHoa1.hap1, whole genome shotgun sequence genomic window:
- the FAIM gene encoding fas apoptotic inhibitory molecule 1 isoform X4 translates to MCSKFTMVQIIKVHFHATGIGTNKRLINASEEEIRKEWMFKLVGKETFTVGAAKTKAAINIDAVGGFAYEYTLEINGKSLKKYMENRSKTTNTWILSLGGTDYRVVLEKDTMDVWCNGQKMETAGEFVEDGTETHFTVGDHSCCIKAVSSGKRKEGIIHTLIVDDREIPEAVE, encoded by the exons ATGTGCTCAAAATTCACTATGGTACAGATTATAAAAGTGCACTTCCATGCAACAGGCATCGGAACAAACAAAAGACTAATAAATGCAAGTGAG gaagaaataagaaaagaatGGATGTTTAAATTAGTGGGTAAAGAAACATTCACTGTTGGAGCAGCCAAAACAAAAGCTGCTATTAACATAGATGCAGTCGGTGGCTTTGCATATGAGTATACTTTGGAGATCAATGGAAAGAGCCTCAAGAAGTATATGGAGAACAGGTCAAAAACAACCAATACTTGGATACTGAGCTTGGGTGGTACGGACTATAGAGTTGTTCTAG AAAAGGACACTATGGATGTGTGGTGCAACGGTCAAAAAATGGAAACAGCG GGTGAATTTGTAGAAGATGGGACCGAAACTCACTTCACTGTTGGTGATCACAGCTGTTGCATTAAGGCTGTCAGTAGTGGAAAACGCAAGGAAGGAATCATTCATACCCTTATTGTGGATGACAGAGAAATCCCAGAGGCTGTGGAGTAG
- the FAIM gene encoding fas apoptotic inhibitory molecule 1 isoform X1, whose product MEKMRKIEASTLLCCYSAFLFFLLLIGSKAILVTMASREEITVYEDEVRSRYSHLEKMTDLVAVWEVALSDGVHKIEFEHGTTSGKRVVYVDGKEEIRKEWMFKLVGKETFTVGAAKTKAAINIDAVGGFAYEYTLEINGKSLKKYMENRSKTTNTWILSLGGTDYRVVLEKDTMDVWCNGQKMETAGEFVEDGTETHFTVGDHSCCIKAVSSGKRKEGIIHTLIVDDREIPEAVE is encoded by the exons atggagaaaatgaggaaaattgaGGCCTCAACACTTCTCTGCTgctattctgcttttctttttttcttgctgctaaTTGGATCAAAAGCCATTTTGGTTACTATGGCATCCCGTGAGGAGATTACTGTCTATGAAGATGAAGTAAG GTCTCGGTACAGCCACTTAGAGAAGATGACAGATTTGGTGGCTGTTTGGGAAGTAGCTTTAAGCGACGGCGTTCATAAGATTGAATTCGAACATGGGACCACTTCAGGAAAACGTGTTGTCTATGTTGATGGAAAG gaagaaataagaaaagaatGGATGTTTAAATTAGTGGGTAAAGAAACATTCACTGTTGGAGCAGCCAAAACAAAAGCTGCTATTAACATAGATGCAGTCGGTGGCTTTGCATATGAGTATACTTTGGAGATCAATGGAAAGAGCCTCAAGAAGTATATGGAGAACAGGTCAAAAACAACCAATACTTGGATACTGAGCTTGGGTGGTACGGACTATAGAGTTGTTCTAG AAAAGGACACTATGGATGTGTGGTGCAACGGTCAAAAAATGGAAACAGCG GGTGAATTTGTAGAAGATGGGACCGAAACTCACTTCACTGTTGGTGATCACAGCTGTTGCATTAAGGCTGTCAGTAGTGGAAAACGCAAGGAAGGAATCATTCATACCCTTATTGTGGATGACAGAGAAATCCCAGAGGCTGTGGAGTAG
- the CEP70 gene encoding centrosomal protein of 70 kDa isoform X2, with the protein MAERQREEAEWEELNKLLARRGLEPVSLAGPQSCRDVSGTIVLDGQSSLGIRLVLKTLVEDTDRQQRLMQGLMEANRSLRDEVRMERGRASRQEQRANDLENVVKNIKSKICQLEDETIAKVCQQQNQVKELQKDQQASQAKYQQQQEKLQEQEEIIARLQKELCKAGMEEQRRVATQNKMFCRFCKRAPKSLLDQPFLCLIDYYESQISQMKKELRQYKKDEDQVQKEERSKEEFLNLDATPNYRALLTSFQKQLTETKARNEQLLLENINLKKDLEIRPTAQEIKLYKHQVKKLEKTLKKTIQSSGSSTGDRLEEKKEPESIAGVDQLQAVCQQYLQDLHRSLRKLSLELVPWHAADPQENRESIRVEDLQFTVDAILEEIENKEKTSQTPSLPTLLAIVSHFQKLFDVNSLNGVYPRMNEVYTKLGEMTNAMRNLHELLELDSSAPPAVVVDTVGKLCAVINESVTEQVQQLLGTQDIHSIIRKLEEHECFFPPFQALIQDLLCLLEISNLDDILPAVRSLKLVAVRS; encoded by the exons ATGGCAGAG cgGCAGCGGGAGGAGGCGGAGTGGGAAGAGCTGAACAAGCTGTTAGCGCGTCGCGGGCTGGAACCCGTGAGTCTCGCTGGCCCCCAGAGCTGCAGGGACGTGTCCG GTACGATCGTCTTAGACGGTCAGTCTTCTCTGGGAATAAGGCTCGTGTTAAAAACGCTGGTGGAAGACACCGACCGACAGCAGCGACTGATGCAGGGGCTCATGGAAGCTAATCGTTCTCTTAG agatgaGGTACGGATGGAACGAGGTCGGGCATCTCGACAAGAACAACGGGCTAATGATTTGGAAAATGTGGTGAAAAATATTAAGTCCAAAATTTGTCAGCTGGAGGATGAGACAATAGCTAAAGTTTGCCAGCAACAGAATCAAGTCAAAGAACTTCAAAAAGATCAACAGGCTTCACAG GCGAAATAccaacagcagcaggagaagctgcAAGAGCAGGAGGAGATTATTGCCCGTTTGCAGAAGGAGCTGTGCAAAGCTGGGATGGAGGAGCAGCGGCGTGTTGCCAcccaaaacaaaatgttttgtcGGTTTTGCAAAAGAGCTCCCAAGTCTCTTCTAGATCAGCC gttCCTTTGTCTAATTGACTATTACGAATCTCAAATTAGTCAAATGAAAAAGGAGCTAAG GCAATATAAAAAAGATGAAGACCAggtacagaaagaagaaagaagcaaggAAGAATTCTTAAATCTAGATGCTACTCCTAATTACAGAGCACTGCTCACG TCTTTCCAGAAACAACTTACTGAAACAAAAGCCAGGAATGAACAGCTTTTGCTTGAAAATATAAATCTCAAGAAAGATTTGGAAATAAG acCAACTGCACAGGAAATAAAACTTTACAAGCACCAGGTGAAGAAACTAGagaaaactttaaagaaaactaTCCA ATCTTCGGGGAGTAGTACTGGAGATAgactagaagaaaagaaagaacctgAGAGTATCGCAGGAGTAGACCAGCTGCAGGCAGTTTGCCAGCAATACTTACAG GATTTGCATAGGTCCTTGAGAAAACTGTCTCTGGAATTGGTGCCCTGGCACGCTGCGGATCCGCAGGAGAACAGAGAATCCATACGAGTTGAAGACCTCCAGTTCACAGTAGATGCAATTTtggaagaaatagaaaacaaggaaaag ACCAGCCAGACACCGTCCTTACCGACCCTGCTGGCGATAGTCTCTCACTTCCAGAAGCTGTTTGACGTGAATTCTCTGAATGGCGTTTATCCACGAATGAACGAGGTTTACACAAAGCTCGGGGAAATGACCAACGCCATGAGAAATCTCCACGAGCTCCTGGAGCTAG ACAGTTCGGCTCCACCCGCTGTGGTAGTGGATACTGTTGGGAAACTGTGTGCCGTGATTAATGAGAGCGTGACGGAGCAGGtacagcagctcctggggaccCAAGACATCCACAG TATAATC
- the CEP70 gene encoding centrosomal protein of 70 kDa isoform X3 — protein sequence MAERQREEAEWEELNKLLARRGLEPVSLAGPQSCRDVSGTIVLDGQSSLGIRLVLKTLVEDTDRQQRLMQGLMEANRSLRFLCLIDYYESQISQMKKELRQYKKDEDQVQKEERSKEEFLNLDATPNYRALLTSFQKQLTETKARNEQLLLENINLKKDLEIRPTAQEIKLYKHQVKKLEKTLKKTIQSSGSSTGDRLEEKKEPESIAGVDQLQAVCQQYLQVLSHIDSILRSPRAPPLIYRRSKGPAQNCIKENGQECGFEHLPLTIEMWADQLRALKDLHRSLRKLSLELVPWHAADPQENRESIRVEDLQFTVDAILEEIENKEKTSQTPSLPTLLAIVSHFQKLFDVNSLNGVYPRMNEVYTKLGEMTNAMRNLHELLELDSSAPPAVVVDTVGKLCAVINESVTEQVQQLLGTQDIHSIIRKLEEHECFFPPFQALIQDLLCLLEISNLDDILPAVRSLKLVAVRS from the exons ATGGCAGAG cgGCAGCGGGAGGAGGCGGAGTGGGAAGAGCTGAACAAGCTGTTAGCGCGTCGCGGGCTGGAACCCGTGAGTCTCGCTGGCCCCCAGAGCTGCAGGGACGTGTCCG GTACGATCGTCTTAGACGGTCAGTCTTCTCTGGGAATAAGGCTCGTGTTAAAAACGCTGGTGGAAGACACCGACCGACAGCAGCGACTGATGCAGGGGCTCATGGAAGCTAATCGTTCTCTTAG gttCCTTTGTCTAATTGACTATTACGAATCTCAAATTAGTCAAATGAAAAAGGAGCTAAG GCAATATAAAAAAGATGAAGACCAggtacagaaagaagaaagaagcaaggAAGAATTCTTAAATCTAGATGCTACTCCTAATTACAGAGCACTGCTCACG TCTTTCCAGAAACAACTTACTGAAACAAAAGCCAGGAATGAACAGCTTTTGCTTGAAAATATAAATCTCAAGAAAGATTTGGAAATAAG acCAACTGCACAGGAAATAAAACTTTACAAGCACCAGGTGAAGAAACTAGagaaaactttaaagaaaactaTCCA ATCTTCGGGGAGTAGTACTGGAGATAgactagaagaaaagaaagaacctgAGAGTATCGCAGGAGTAGACCAGCTGCAGGCAGTTTGCCAGCAATACTTACAG GTGTTGTCCCATATTGATTCTATTTTGCGAAGTCCACGAGCTCCTCCGTTAATATACAGGCGCAGTAAAGGGCCAGCGCAAAATTGTATTAAAGAGAATGGACAGGAATGTGGGTTTGAGCACCTTCCGCTTACTATAGAAATGTGGGCAGATCAGCTAAGGGCCCTAAAG GATTTGCATAGGTCCTTGAGAAAACTGTCTCTGGAATTGGTGCCCTGGCACGCTGCGGATCCGCAGGAGAACAGAGAATCCATACGAGTTGAAGACCTCCAGTTCACAGTAGATGCAATTTtggaagaaatagaaaacaaggaaaag ACCAGCCAGACACCGTCCTTACCGACCCTGCTGGCGATAGTCTCTCACTTCCAGAAGCTGTTTGACGTGAATTCTCTGAATGGCGTTTATCCACGAATGAACGAGGTTTACACAAAGCTCGGGGAAATGACCAACGCCATGAGAAATCTCCACGAGCTCCTGGAGCTAG ACAGTTCGGCTCCACCCGCTGTGGTAGTGGATACTGTTGGGAAACTGTGTGCCGTGATTAATGAGAGCGTGACGGAGCAGGtacagcagctcctggggaccCAAGACATCCACAG TATAATC
- the CEP70 gene encoding centrosomal protein of 70 kDa isoform X1 has translation MAERQREEAEWEELNKLLARRGLEPVSLAGPQSCRDVSGTIVLDGQSSLGIRLVLKTLVEDTDRQQRLMQGLMEANRSLRDEVRMERGRASRQEQRANDLENVVKNIKSKICQLEDETIAKVCQQQNQVKELQKDQQASQAKYQQQQEKLQEQEEIIARLQKELCKAGMEEQRRVATQNKMFCRFCKRAPKSLLDQPFLCLIDYYESQISQMKKELRQYKKDEDQVQKEERSKEEFLNLDATPNYRALLTSFQKQLTETKARNEQLLLENINLKKDLEIRPTAQEIKLYKHQVKKLEKTLKKTIQSSGSSTGDRLEEKKEPESIAGVDQLQAVCQQYLQVLSHIDSILRSPRAPPLIYRRSKGPAQNCIKENGQECGFEHLPLTIEMWADQLRALKDLHRSLRKLSLELVPWHAADPQENRESIRVEDLQFTVDAILEEIENKEKTSQTPSLPTLLAIVSHFQKLFDVNSLNGVYPRMNEVYTKLGEMTNAMRNLHELLELDSSAPPAVVVDTVGKLCAVINESVTEQVQQLLGTQDIHSIIRKLEEHECFFPPFQALIQDLLCLLEISNLDDILPAVRSLKLVAVRS, from the exons ATGGCAGAG cgGCAGCGGGAGGAGGCGGAGTGGGAAGAGCTGAACAAGCTGTTAGCGCGTCGCGGGCTGGAACCCGTGAGTCTCGCTGGCCCCCAGAGCTGCAGGGACGTGTCCG GTACGATCGTCTTAGACGGTCAGTCTTCTCTGGGAATAAGGCTCGTGTTAAAAACGCTGGTGGAAGACACCGACCGACAGCAGCGACTGATGCAGGGGCTCATGGAAGCTAATCGTTCTCTTAG agatgaGGTACGGATGGAACGAGGTCGGGCATCTCGACAAGAACAACGGGCTAATGATTTGGAAAATGTGGTGAAAAATATTAAGTCCAAAATTTGTCAGCTGGAGGATGAGACAATAGCTAAAGTTTGCCAGCAACAGAATCAAGTCAAAGAACTTCAAAAAGATCAACAGGCTTCACAG GCGAAATAccaacagcagcaggagaagctgcAAGAGCAGGAGGAGATTATTGCCCGTTTGCAGAAGGAGCTGTGCAAAGCTGGGATGGAGGAGCAGCGGCGTGTTGCCAcccaaaacaaaatgttttgtcGGTTTTGCAAAAGAGCTCCCAAGTCTCTTCTAGATCAGCC gttCCTTTGTCTAATTGACTATTACGAATCTCAAATTAGTCAAATGAAAAAGGAGCTAAG GCAATATAAAAAAGATGAAGACCAggtacagaaagaagaaagaagcaaggAAGAATTCTTAAATCTAGATGCTACTCCTAATTACAGAGCACTGCTCACG TCTTTCCAGAAACAACTTACTGAAACAAAAGCCAGGAATGAACAGCTTTTGCTTGAAAATATAAATCTCAAGAAAGATTTGGAAATAAG acCAACTGCACAGGAAATAAAACTTTACAAGCACCAGGTGAAGAAACTAGagaaaactttaaagaaaactaTCCA ATCTTCGGGGAGTAGTACTGGAGATAgactagaagaaaagaaagaacctgAGAGTATCGCAGGAGTAGACCAGCTGCAGGCAGTTTGCCAGCAATACTTACAG GTGTTGTCCCATATTGATTCTATTTTGCGAAGTCCACGAGCTCCTCCGTTAATATACAGGCGCAGTAAAGGGCCAGCGCAAAATTGTATTAAAGAGAATGGACAGGAATGTGGGTTTGAGCACCTTCCGCTTACTATAGAAATGTGGGCAGATCAGCTAAGGGCCCTAAAG GATTTGCATAGGTCCTTGAGAAAACTGTCTCTGGAATTGGTGCCCTGGCACGCTGCGGATCCGCAGGAGAACAGAGAATCCATACGAGTTGAAGACCTCCAGTTCACAGTAGATGCAATTTtggaagaaatagaaaacaaggaaaag ACCAGCCAGACACCGTCCTTACCGACCCTGCTGGCGATAGTCTCTCACTTCCAGAAGCTGTTTGACGTGAATTCTCTGAATGGCGTTTATCCACGAATGAACGAGGTTTACACAAAGCTCGGGGAAATGACCAACGCCATGAGAAATCTCCACGAGCTCCTGGAGCTAG ACAGTTCGGCTCCACCCGCTGTGGTAGTGGATACTGTTGGGAAACTGTGTGCCGTGATTAATGAGAGCGTGACGGAGCAGGtacagcagctcctggggaccCAAGACATCCACAG TATAATC
- the FAIM gene encoding fas apoptotic inhibitory molecule 1 isoform X2 — protein sequence MASREEITVYEDEVRSRYSHLEKMTDLVAVWEVALSDGVHKIEFEHGTTSGKRVVYVDGKEEIRKEWMFKLVGKETFTVGAAKTKAAINIDAVGGFAYEYTLEINGKSLKKYMENRSKTTNTWILSLGGTDYRVVLEKDTMDVWCNGQKMETAGEFVEDGTETHFTVGDHSCCIKAVSSGKRKEGIIHTLIVDDREIPEAVE from the exons ATGGCATCCCGTGAGGAGATTACTGTCTATGAAGATGAAGTAAG GTCTCGGTACAGCCACTTAGAGAAGATGACAGATTTGGTGGCTGTTTGGGAAGTAGCTTTAAGCGACGGCGTTCATAAGATTGAATTCGAACATGGGACCACTTCAGGAAAACGTGTTGTCTATGTTGATGGAAAG gaagaaataagaaaagaatGGATGTTTAAATTAGTGGGTAAAGAAACATTCACTGTTGGAGCAGCCAAAACAAAAGCTGCTATTAACATAGATGCAGTCGGTGGCTTTGCATATGAGTATACTTTGGAGATCAATGGAAAGAGCCTCAAGAAGTATATGGAGAACAGGTCAAAAACAACCAATACTTGGATACTGAGCTTGGGTGGTACGGACTATAGAGTTGTTCTAG AAAAGGACACTATGGATGTGTGGTGCAACGGTCAAAAAATGGAAACAGCG GGTGAATTTGTAGAAGATGGGACCGAAACTCACTTCACTGTTGGTGATCACAGCTGTTGCATTAAGGCTGTCAGTAGTGGAAAACGCAAGGAAGGAATCATTCATACCCTTATTGTGGATGACAGAGAAATCCCAGAGGCTGTGGAGTAG
- the FAIM gene encoding fas apoptotic inhibitory molecule 1 isoform X3 has protein sequence MTDLVAVWEVALSDGVHKIEFEHGTTSGKRVVYVDGKEEIRKEWMFKLVGKETFTVGAAKTKAAINIDAVGGFAYEYTLEINGKSLKKYMENRSKTTNTWILSLGGTDYRVVLEKDTMDVWCNGQKMETAGEFVEDGTETHFTVGDHSCCIKAVSSGKRKEGIIHTLIVDDREIPEAVE, from the exons ATGACAGATTTGGTGGCTGTTTGGGAAGTAGCTTTAAGCGACGGCGTTCATAAGATTGAATTCGAACATGGGACCACTTCAGGAAAACGTGTTGTCTATGTTGATGGAAAG gaagaaataagaaaagaatGGATGTTTAAATTAGTGGGTAAAGAAACATTCACTGTTGGAGCAGCCAAAACAAAAGCTGCTATTAACATAGATGCAGTCGGTGGCTTTGCATATGAGTATACTTTGGAGATCAATGGAAAGAGCCTCAAGAAGTATATGGAGAACAGGTCAAAAACAACCAATACTTGGATACTGAGCTTGGGTGGTACGGACTATAGAGTTGTTCTAG AAAAGGACACTATGGATGTGTGGTGCAACGGTCAAAAAATGGAAACAGCG GGTGAATTTGTAGAAGATGGGACCGAAACTCACTTCACTGTTGGTGATCACAGCTGTTGCATTAAGGCTGTCAGTAGTGGAAAACGCAAGGAAGGAATCATTCATACCCTTATTGTGGATGACAGAGAAATCCCAGAGGCTGTGGAGTAG